In the genome of Candidatus Nealsonbacteria bacterium, one region contains:
- the thiI gene encoding tRNA 4-thiouridine(8) synthase ThiI, with protein MNFQFIICHYSEIALKGRNRKLFEDKLVENIKKAINPSFCKKIKRIEGRVLVELKDKYKEKEIEESLKNVFGLSSFSFAFLCEQKIEAMQNKILETIKKEKPKSFKIFAKRSKKDFFLTSPEINEKIGAFILQMVNGKLKIDKDKEKQMVPFDRLRATLSKGEASNGKLKNGKRALRRARGNTSAALSTELKVDLENPELTCFIEIVQNYAFLYFKKIKAMGGLPVGISGKAVSLISGGIDSPVASFLAQKRGIEIIFIHFHAYPFASKASLEKVRKIIKVLNKYQFCSKLYLVPFAEIQKEILLKTKSSLRVLFYRRFMFKISETIAQKEKAKVLITGENIGQVASQTLENIGVIEEAIELPVLRPLICYDKEEIINKAKEIGTFEISILPHQDCCARFLPQNPETRANLKEIKAEEEKLNSKKIIKEAILKMNYLVLR; from the coding sequence ATGAATTTTCAATTTATTATTTGCCATTATTCGGAAATCGCTTTAAAAGGCAGAAATCGGAAACTTTTTGAAGACAAGCTGGTGGAAAACATAAAAAAAGCCATAAACCCTTCTTTTTGCAAAAAAATAAAAAGAATAGAGGGTAGAGTTCTGGTTGAGTTGAAAGATAAATATAAAGAAAAGGAAATCGAAGAATCCTTAAAAAATGTTTTCGGATTATCTTCTTTTAGTTTTGCTTTTTTGTGCGAGCAAAAAATTGAAGCCATGCAAAATAAAATTCTGGAAACAATAAAAAAAGAGAAGCCCAAAAGTTTCAAAATTTTTGCAAAGAGGTCAAAAAAGGATTTCTTTTTAACTTCACCGGAAATTAATGAAAAAATAGGAGCTTTTATATTGCAAATGGTAAATGGCAAATTGAAAATTGATAAAGATAAAGAAAAGCAAATGGTACCCTTCGACAGGCTCAGGGCGACGCTGAGTAAAGGCGAAGCGTCGAATGGCAAATTGAAAAATGGAAAACGCGCCCTTCGACGGGCTCGGGGCAATACTTCGGCTGCGCTTAGTACCGAATTAAAAGTTGATTTGGAAAATCCGGAATTAACTTGTTTTATTGAAATCGTGCAAAATTACGCTTTTTTATATTTTAAAAAAATAAAAGCAATGGGTGGTTTGCCGGTTGGAATTTCCGGAAAAGCGGTCAGCTTGATTTCCGGCGGAATCGACTCGCCGGTAGCGAGTTTCTTGGCTCAAAAAAGGGGAATTGAAATAATCTTTATCCATTTTCATGCTTATCCTTTTGCCAGCAAAGCCTCTCTGGAAAAAGTGAGAAAGATTATCAAGGTTCTGAATAAATACCAATTTTGTTCAAAGCTTTATTTGGTTCCCTTTGCCGAAATCCAGAAAGAAATTTTATTGAAAACAAAATCAAGTTTAAGGGTTTTATTTTACCGGAGGTTTATGTTTAAAATTTCCGAAACAATAGCTCAAAAGGAAAAAGCCAAAGTTTTAATTACCGGAGAGAATATCGGGCAAGTGGCCTCCCAAACATTGGAAAATATCGGCGTAATTGAGGAAGCGATTGAGCTGCCCGTCTTAAGGCCTTTGATTTGTTATGATAAAGAGGAGATAATAAACAAAGCCAAGGAAATAGGAACTTTTGAAATTTCAATTTTGCCCCATCAGGATTGCTGCGCCAGATTTTTGCCGCAAAATCCCGAGACCAGAGCTAACTTAAAAGAAATAAAGGCTGAGGAAGAAAAATTAAACTCAAAAAAAATAATA
- a CDS encoding RNA pseudouridine synthase gives MPLPFASTIRQPAEADDEETRGGGDFCFEYYLLLSNNMKLQVLYEDNHLIAVFKPAGVLTQGDKSGDVNLLDEVKKYLKEKYKKPGNVFLGLLHRLDRNVSGIVLFAKTSKGASRLSEQFRERSVEKIYHAIVLGRPKQKKANLINYLNKDESKNKVAISREKKSGFELVELSFETISSNNKYSLLKIKLETGKPHQIRAQLSFLGFPILGDKKYGAPFALPDNQLGLCATSIVFKSVVGNERKSISIPFPKEWKEYLN, from the coding sequence TTGCCCTTGCCATTTGCCTCCACTATCCGCCAACCGGCGGAGGCGGACGACGAAGAGACAAGAGGCGGAGGCGATTTTTGTTTTGAATATTATCTGTTATTATCTAATAATATGAAACTTCAAGTTTTATACGAAGACAACCATTTAATTGCGGTTTTTAAACCCGCCGGAGTTTTAACGCAAGGAGATAAAAGCGGGGATGTTAATTTATTAGACGAGGTTAAAAAATATCTCAAAGAAAAATATAAAAAGCCGGGTAATGTTTTTTTAGGGCTTTTGCACCGCTTGGACAGAAACGTTTCGGGAATTGTTTTGTTTGCCAAGACCAGTAAGGGAGCCAGCCGGCTTTCAGAACAATTTCGTGAAAGAAGCGTTGAAAAAATATACCACGCCATAGTTTTGGGAAGGCCAAAACAAAAAAAAGCGAATCTGATAAATTATTTAAATAAAGACGAATCAAAAAATAAGGTGGCGATTTCCAGGGAGAAAAAGTCAGGATTTGAATTAGTCGAACTTTCTTTTGAAACAATTTCTTCAAATAATAAATACTCGCTTTTAAAAATTAAACTTGAAACCGGCAAACCCCACCAAATTAGAGCTCAATTATCTTTTTTGGGTTTTCCCATTTTGGGGGATAAAAAATATGGCGCTCCTTTTGCTTTGCCGGATAATCAACTTGGCCTTTGCGCGACTTCTATTGTTTTTAAATCAGTTGTTGGAAACGAAAGAAAATCAATTTCAATTCCTTTTCCCAAAGAGTGGAAGGAATATTTAAATTAA
- a CDS encoding ABC transporter permease translates to MNVIYILWLRQLKRYFRSKSRMIGSLGQPLLLLLAFGFGFGPIFQKAGGGNYIQFLVPGIISMGILFTAVFSGIEIIWDRQFGFLKETLVAPVSRLKIMIGRTLGGGTVAIIQGFIVLAISFLIGFRPTDLHLLLLSFVFMVLIALFFTALGTAIASVLQDMQGFQLIMNFLLMPLFFLSGALFPLQGLPRAFVIIASMNPLSYGVDGLRGTLVNGSNFGLVNDLFVLGFITFIVLAIGSYLFSKMQA, encoded by the coding sequence ATGAATGTAATTTATATTCTTTGGTTAAGACAATTGAAAAGATATTTTCGTTCCAAATCCAGAATGATAGGCTCTCTTGGCCAGCCACTGCTTCTTTTACTTGCCTTTGGTTTTGGTTTTGGACCAATATTTCAAAAAGCAGGAGGAGGAAATTATATACAATTTTTAGTTCCGGGCATAATTTCAATGGGGATTCTTTTTACAGCAGTATTCTCGGGCATTGAAATTATTTGGGATAGGCAGTTTGGTTTTCTGAAAGAAACTTTAGTGGCGCCGGTTTCTCGTCTTAAAATTATGATAGGAAGAACTTTAGGCGGAGGAACAGTAGCTATAATCCAAGGATTTATTGTTCTTGCCATCTCTTTTCTTATAGGGTTTAGGCCGACAGATTTGCATCTTTTATTGCTTTCTTTTGTTTTCATGGTCCTTATTGCTTTATTTTTTACTGCCTTAGGAACAGCCATTGCTTCGGTTTTACAAGACATGCAAGGATTTCAATTGATTATGAATTTTTTATTAATGCCCTTATTTTTTCTTTCAGGCGCTTTGTTTCCACTTCAAGGACTGCCGAGGGCTTTTGTTATTATTGCGAGCATGAATCCTCTTTCGTACGGCGTAGATGGCTTAAGGGGTACACTCGTAAACGGTTCTAATTTTGGACTAGTAAATGATTTATTTGTTTTGGGATTTATAACCTTTATAGTGTTAGCCATCGGAAGCTATCTTTTTTCTAAAATGCAGGCTTAA
- a CDS encoding cysteine desulfurase family protein, whose protein sequence is MSKQSIYLDYAATTPIDPKVLKEMMPYLKKDFGNPSSIHSFGLKGQEAIDNARAEVAKFLNCLESEIIFTGSATEANNLAIFGTVKALKSKVETPHIITTKIEHPAVLEPFRFLEKRGVEVTYLPVSKEGIVNFFEIEKSIKKNTILVSIIYANNEIGTIQPIKEISKIISNYRVQNDASKIVFHTDAVQAINYLNCDVKELGVDLLTLSAHKIYGPKGVGCLYVKEGTALAPLVFGGGQENGKRSGTENVAGIVGLGAAVKLVKKEKPKNKKIIKLRDKIIKEVLKTISGSKINGSLEKRLCNNINFTLPGAEGESIVMALDREGIAVSTGSACSSKSLEPSFVLMALGLSEKDAHCSLRVSLGRYTSPKEIDQFLKILPKTIKKLRIISGY, encoded by the coding sequence ATGAGTAAACAAAGTATCTATTTAGATTATGCGGCTACCACTCCGATTGACCCAAAAGTTTTGAAGGAAATGATGCCTTATTTGAAAAAAGATTTTGGCAACCCTTCTTCAATCCATAGTTTTGGTCTAAAGGGACAAGAAGCGATTGATAATGCCAGAGCTGAGGTGGCTAAATTTTTGAATTGTTTGGAAAGCGAAATTATTTTTACCGGTTCAGCTACTGAAGCCAATAATTTGGCGATTTTTGGAACAGTTAAGGCGTTAAAATCAAAAGTGGAGACGCCCCACATTATTACCACTAAAATTGAACATCCGGCGGTTTTAGAACCATTCCGGTTTTTGGAAAAAAGAGGAGTAGAAGTAACTTATTTGCCAGTCAGCAAAGAGGGTATTGTTAATTTTTTTGAAATTGAGAAATCAATCAAAAAAAATACAATTTTAGTTTCAATAATTTACGCTAACAACGAAATAGGAACAATTCAGCCCATTAAAGAAATAAGCAAGATAATTTCAAATTACAGGGTTCAAAATGACGCTTCCAAGATTGTTTTTCATACCGATGCGGTCCAGGCAATAAATTATCTTAATTGCGATGTTAAAGAGCTGGGAGTGGATTTGTTAACTCTTTCCGCCCATAAAATTTACGGTCCCAAGGGAGTGGGGTGCCTCTATGTTAAAGAAGGAACCGCTTTGGCGCCTTTGGTTTTTGGCGGGGGACAGGAAAACGGAAAAAGGTCCGGCACTGAAAACGTTGCCGGAATCGTGGGATTAGGGGCGGCTGTAAAATTAGTAAAAAAAGAAAAACCAAAAAATAAAAAAATAATAAAGTTAAGAGATAAAATAATCAAAGAAGTTTTAAAAACAATTTCCGGCTCTAAAATAAATGGTTCGTTGGAAAAAAGGCTTTGCAATAATATTAACTTTACCCTGCCCGGAGCTGAAGGCGAGAGCATTGTAATGGCCTTGGACAGAGAGGGAATTGCCGTTTCCACGGGCTCAGCTTGCTCTTCAAAGAGCTTGGAACCCTCTTTCGTGCTAATGGCTCTCGGGCTTTCCGAGAAGGACGCCCACTGCTCTTTAAGGGTGTCTTTGGGAAGATATACGAGCCCGAAAGAAATAGACCAATTTTTAAAAATTTTACCAAAAACTATTAAAAAATTAAGAATAATTTCCGGTTATTAA
- a CDS encoding [FeFe] hydrogenase, group A, whose protein sequence is MKKQIQILINGKKIKAQEGDTIYEVAKRNNIEIPLLCFHPDLEIKANCRICAVELAEKRDLVASCSTRVKEGMEIITDSLKVKKARKINLELIFAQHKEECVDCVWRFNCQLLKLAKKYDVIINRFKDRKTRFPIYQFKNAIIFDSGKCIDCRNCVEVCHKQGVDFLELEEKKHLFHIVPSEKLNRDCVYCGQCIVHCPVGAFEGVGEFEDIEKPLKEKDKIVVAQFAPSIRTSLGEEFGLPYGEVVTGKITAALRKLGFNKVFDTSVGADFTTSEESKEVVERIKNNSLLPVLTSCCPAWVKFIEFFYPEFVPNLTTAKSPQSMLGGLIKTYWAKKENIDPKKIIVVSIMPCVAKKYEVEREEQLFDGLKPVDYILTTRELARLIMKNEIDFKKLKSENLDSAFGEPSGAGVIYGASGGVMESAFRTTYFRLTGKELKKVDFEEVRGIQGIKKAEVKIGPNCHKIAVVNGLGNAKKLLEEIKANPKEKYTCIEVMACPGGCIGGGGQPMPCYPEIRQKRAESLYDIDSKKKLRKAHENPIVKKIYSEFLDKDEKLRRSILHTYYHKKEKEGFTILDLNNK, encoded by the coding sequence ATGAAAAAACAAATTCAAATTTTAATTAATGGGAAAAAAATAAAAGCCCAAGAAGGGGATACGATTTATGAGGTTGCGAAAAGAAATAATATTGAAATTCCCTTGCTTTGTTTTCATCCGGATTTGGAAATTAAAGCCAATTGCCGGATTTGCGCAGTGGAGCTGGCGGAAAAAAGGGATTTAGTGGCTTCCTGTTCAACCAGGGTCAAAGAAGGAATGGAGATTATCACCGATTCTCTTAAGGTTAAAAAAGCCAGGAAAATCAATTTGGAATTAATTTTCGCCCAGCACAAAGAGGAATGTGTTGACTGCGTTTGGCGGTTTAACTGCCAGCTTTTAAAATTAGCTAAAAAATATGATGTTATAATCAACCGTTTCAAAGATAGGAAGACCCGTTTTCCGATTTACCAGTTTAAAAACGCCATTATTTTTGACAGCGGGAAATGCATTGATTGCCGGAATTGCGTTGAGGTTTGCCATAAACAAGGAGTTGATTTTTTGGAATTGGAAGAAAAAAAGCATTTATTCCACATCGTTCCTTCCGAAAAACTGAACCGAGACTGCGTTTATTGCGGCCAGTGCATTGTTCATTGTCCGGTTGGCGCTTTTGAAGGAGTGGGCGAGTTTGAAGACATCGAAAAGCCTCTTAAAGAAAAAGATAAAATTGTGGTGGCGCAGTTTGCTCCTTCAATCAGAACAAGCTTGGGCGAAGAATTCGGTTTGCCTTACGGAGAAGTCGTTACCGGCAAGATAACGGCCGCATTGAGGAAATTAGGGTTTAATAAAGTTTTTGATACTTCGGTCGGAGCGGACTTTACGACCTCGGAGGAATCAAAAGAAGTGGTTGAAAGAATAAAAAACAACTCGCTTTTACCGGTTTTGACTTCCTGCTGTCCGGCTTGGGTGAAATTTATTGAATTTTTTTATCCCGAATTCGTTCCCAATCTGACGACCGCCAAATCTCCCCAATCAATGCTGGGCGGACTCATTAAAACTTATTGGGCGAAAAAGGAAAATATTGACCCTAAAAAGATAATAGTGGTTTCAATAATGCCTTGCGTCGCGAAAAAATACGAAGTTGAAAGGGAAGAACAATTGTTTGACGGTTTAAAACCGGTGGATTATATTTTAACGACAAGAGAGCTGGCGAGATTGATAATGAAAAATGAAATTGATTTTAAAAAATTAAAATCGGAAAATTTAGACAGCGCTTTCGGAGAACCATCGGGAGCCGGGGTTATTTACGGAGCCAGCGGCGGGGTAATGGAATCAGCTTTTAGGACCACTTATTTTAGATTGACCGGCAAGGAATTAAAAAAAGTTGATTTTGAAGAGGTGAGGGGAATACAAGGAATTAAAAAAGCTGAGGTTAAAATAGGGCCCAATTGCCATAAAATAGCCGTGGTTAACGGTCTCGGCAACGCTAAAAAGCTTTTGGAAGAAATAAAGGCCAATCCCAAGGAAAAATACACCTGTATTGAGGTTATGGCGTGTCCAGGAGGGTGTATCGGTGGCGGAGGGCAACCTATGCCCTGTTATCCTGAAATAAGGCAGAAACGGGCGGAAAGCCTTTATGATATTGACAGCAAGAAGAAGCTGAGAAAAGCCCATGAAAATCCGATTGTCAAAAAAATATACAGCGAATTTTTAGACAAAGACGAAAAACTGAGGCGTTCTATTTTACATACGTATTATCACAAAAAAGAAAAAGAAGGATTCACAATTTTAGATTTAAATAATAAATAA
- a CDS encoding iron-sulfur cluster assembly scaffold protein translates to MKSGYSKKVMDHFLHPRHLGKIKNPDGVGDTENLRCGDIMRIYIKVGKKKDKEFIKDIKFETLGCAAAIASSDMICELAKGKILEEAKKVGFKDVADELGFLPSLKLHCANLAESALKMAIENYEKRKS, encoded by the coding sequence ATGAAATCTGGTTATTCAAAAAAAGTAATGGACCATTTTTTACATCCGAGGCATCTGGGTAAAATTAAAAATCCGGACGGAGTAGGCGATACTGAAAATTTGCGTTGCGGGGATATAATGAGAATTTATATTAAGGTTGGCAAGAAAAAAGACAAAGAGTTTATAAAGGATATTAAATTTGAAACTTTAGGGTGCGCGGCAGCCATTGCTTCTTCAGACATGATTTGCGAGCTGGCAAAAGGGAAAATATTAGAAGAGGCAAAAAAAGTTGGATTTAAGGATGTTGCGGATGAATTGGGTTTTCTGCCTTCGCTAAAGCTTCACTGCGCTAATTTAGCCGAATCAGCTTTAAAAATGGCGATAGAGAATTATGAAAAAAGAAAAAGCTAA
- the mnmA gene encoding tRNA 2-thiouridine(34) synthase MnmA yields MKKEKAKKVIVALSGGVDSSVTAALLKRAGFDVGGVFFKLYDLPSLKEGERSAKEVARILKIPISVLDLRKQFKEKIIKYFLKEQKQAKTPNPCVLCNKEIKFNFLIREAQKQKADFVATGHYAIKKEVKGKFKMFVAKDKEKDQSYFLWKLNQKQLKNILFPIGDLSDKKETRKIAQTMKLPTFKRADSQEICFIKGSIKDFLKTSLKTKPGDILDKKSNSIGKHQGLHFYTIGQRKGINICAGPAFAKASAHTKASADKSAGKPWYVLEKDLKNNNLIVTNEEKDLDKKELIAKNINWLSGEKPKLPLKIKAKIRSRAPLVSAKIIKGEGNSLKVIFDKPQKAITPGQSIVFYLPAFAKAASFAEVDSATKAESAGEGEELIGGGIISEK; encoded by the coding sequence ATGAAAAAAGAAAAAGCTAAAAAAGTAATAGTTGCGCTTTCCGGCGGTGTTGATTCTTCGGTGACCGCAGCCCTTTTAAAAAGGGCTGGTTTTGATGTTGGGGGAGTTTTTTTTAAACTTTATGATTTGCCGTCTTTGAAAGAAGGAGAAAGGAGCGCAAAAGAGGTTGCCCGAATTTTAAAAATTCCAATTTCAGTTTTAGATTTAAGAAAACAATTTAAAGAAAAAATAATCAAATATTTTTTAAAAGAACAAAAACAGGCCAAAACACCAAATCCCTGCGTTTTATGCAATAAAGAAATTAAATTTAATTTTCTCATCAGAGAAGCTCAAAAACAAAAAGCGGATTTTGTGGCAACCGGACATTATGCCATAAAAAAAGAAGTTAAGGGTAAATTTAAAATGTTCGTTGCCAAAGATAAAGAAAAAGACCAATCCTATTTTTTATGGAAGCTTAATCAAAAACAGTTAAAAAATATTTTGTTTCCAATCGGAGATTTATCCGACAAAAAAGAAACGAGAAAGATAGCCCAAACAATGAAACTCCCGACTTTTAAAAGAGCCGACTCTCAGGAAATTTGTTTTATTAAGGGCAGTATTAAAGATTTTTTAAAAACAAGTTTAAAAACAAAGCCCGGAGATATTTTAGATAAAAAGAGCAATTCAATCGGAAAACACCAAGGACTTCATTTTTATACAATAGGACAGAGAAAGGGAATTAATATTTGTGCGGGCCCCGCCTTCGCTAAAGCTTCCGCCCACACTAAAGCTTCGGCGGACAAGTCGGCGGGCAAGCCCTGGTATGTTTTAGAAAAAGATTTAAAAAACAATAATTTAATTGTTACTAATGAAGAAAAAGATTTAGATAAAAAAGAATTGATTGCAAAAAATATAAATTGGTTATCAGGAGAAAAACCTAAATTACCTTTGAAGATAAAGGCAAAAATAAGGTCAAGAGCTCCCTTGGTTTCGGCAAAAATAATTAAGGGGGAGGGGAACAGTTTAAAAGTTATATTTGATAAGCCCCAAAAAGCAATAACTCCCGGTCAATCAATAGTTTTCTATTTACCCGCCTTCGCCAAGGCTGCCTCCTTCGCCGAAGTAGATTCGGCTACGAAGGCCGAGTCGGCGGGCGAAGGAGAAGAGCTTATCGGCGGAGGAATAATCAGTGAGAAGTAA
- a CDS encoding iron hydrogenase, giving the protein MSLSKILFWKAALFASFVGIASLAPILKQQLITGSIVNALLLISLVLLGREAAILIGFLPSLISLSLGFLPLVFAPFLPFIIVGNIILVLVFGFLRKKNYWLAMVSAGFLKFVFLAVSSSIAIDLFIKSPIAKQLTFMMSWPQLFTAICGGILAYLLLAVFYSPAAKRTCPEGDTF; this is encoded by the coding sequence TTGTCCCTTTCTAAAATTTTATTTTGGAAAGCAGCTCTTTTTGCGAGTTTTGTCGGGATTGCTTCTTTAGCTCCTATTTTAAAACAGCAATTAATTACCGGCTCCATTGTTAATGCTCTGCTTTTAATTTCTTTAGTTTTATTAGGGAGGGAAGCGGCAATTTTAATCGGTTTTTTGCCAAGCTTAATTTCCTTATCCTTGGGATTTTTACCCTTAGTTTTTGCCCCCTTTTTGCCGTTTATTATTGTGGGAAACATTATTCTGGTTCTGGTTTTCGGGTTTTTAAGAAAAAAGAATTATTGGCTAGCCATGGTTTCGGCCGGTTTTTTAAAATTCGTTTTTTTAGCTGTCAGCAGTTCAATTGCAATTGATTTATTCATTAAAAGTCCGATAGCCAAGCAATTGACTTTTATGATGAGCTGGCCCCAGTTGTTTACCGCAATTTGCGGTGGAATTTTAGCTTATTTATTATTGGCGGTTTTTTATTCCCCCGCCGCTAAAAGAACTTGCCCCGAAGGGGATACCTTTTAG